Within Haliaeetus albicilla chromosome 29, bHalAlb1.1, whole genome shotgun sequence, the genomic segment CGCTCAGCACCAGCAGGGCTgcctggtggggggggggggggggcaaaatgGGGTGTGGGGAACCTCGAAACCGACCCTTGGGGGTCCATAGGGGGAGTAAACAGGACATGGGGGGGGCTCAAAACCACCATTAactgcccccctccctccaaatTGCCCCTTCTGTGTCTTTGGGGcaatttggggggaggggggggtaaGGTTTAAAACGGGGTGCGGGGAGCCTCgaaaccacccccccccggtGATGGCATTAATTGCCCCCCTCCCTCCGAATTGCCCCTTCTGTGACATTGGGGCAATTTGGGGGGGTGGTAAGGTTTAAAATGGGGTGCGGGGAGCCTCGAAACCACCCCCCCAGTGATCAGATTAATtgcccccctccctccaaatTGCCCCTTCTGTGACATTGGGGcaatttgggggggtggggtttAAAATGGGGCACGGGGAGCCTCGAAACCACCCCCCCGTGATGGGATTAATTGTCCCCCTCCTCCCAAAATTGTCCCTTCTGTGTCTTTGGGGCAATTTGGGGGGGTGGTAAGGTTTAAAATGGGGCACGGGGAGCCTTGAAACCACCCCCCCGCTAATCAGATTAATtgcccccctccctccaaatTGCCCCTTCTGTGTCTTTGGGACAATTTGGGGGGGGTGATCGGATTAATTGCCCCCCTCCTCCCGAATTGccccttttctgtgtctttggGGCAATCTGGGGGGGTGGTAAGGTTTAAAATGGGGTGTGGGGAGCCTCGAAACCACCCCCTGGCGATCGGATTAattgccccccctccccccaaactgCCCCTTCTGTGACTTTGGGGCAATTTGAGGGGTGGTGGGGTTTTAAATGCGGTGTGGGGAGCCTCGaaaccacccccccccgtgCTCAGGGGAGGGGGAATAAGACACGGGGGGGGTCCTCGACAGCACCCTTACCTCCtggcgggggggctgggggtcacGGGCCGCCTCCTGCACCCAGGTCCCGAGGGGGCCCCAAGCGCTGAGCCCCCCCCGGCGCAGCACCAGGGCCCCCAGTTGGGCCAGGGCCACCGTCACCGCGTGCCTGGGTCGGGGGGGGGACGAGACACCGACAtaaggatttggggggggggccttGAAACCACCAGGCTGGGGTTCCCCGAAACCGCCGGgatctggggaggggggagcccCGAAACCGCCGCACTCACTCAGTCTCCTGCTCCAGGGCCTGGGCCAAGAGGGAGGGGagcctgcgggggggggggggggcgtggcaGGCGTTAGCCCCGCCCACTCTGCCACAGAGCCCCGCCCCCCGACATAGAGGGCGTGGCAAAGATTATACACGCCCCTTTTGGCAGCTAGCCACGCCCCCCATTCCCAATTCTGCCCGCGGGGGCGTGGCATAGGGGCCCCGCCCTGTGTCGGAAAAGGGGCGTGGCAGCCGCTagccccgcccccagccccacctctGCCGCAGGGCCGGGTCCAGCCGCTTCCATCCCCCCAAGAGCCGCCGGCGCAGCAGAACGGCGGCCAATTGCcggacctggggggggggaaatcgCAATGGGGGGGTCAGGGGAACCCCAAAACCGGCGAGGAGCATCGTGGaagaggggtggggggctggaCCCCGCGGTCCCCTCCCAGCGCCGCCGGCAACGCCGCCTCCGCCACCGCTGTCACCTCCGACTGCACACCAGTAAAGACCGGTATGGACCAGTAAGGTCGGGTGGGAATGCAGGGTCTCCAaactaccccccccccaacccccggCAGGCTGTTCCAGGGTCCTCCCAGCATAAACCAGTACAGTTCAGAACTTCCCAGTACAGACAACGCTCCTACCGGTGCTTCCCATTACGATCCAAACCCATCCCAGTATAACTTAAGAGCCCCCCAGTACAGGTATAGCCCTCCCACTTTCTCCAAGTATGGTTTAACATCTCCCAGTAtggcccaggacccccccagagCTCCCCAGTAGAACCCAGAAGCCTCCCAGTACAGCATACAgccccccccacgccccccagTACAGCCCAGAGCCCTCCCAGTATGGCTTAAAGccctccccgtgccccccaGTACAGCCCAGAGCCCTCCCAGTACGGCGTACAGccctccccgtgccccccagtacagcccagagccctcccagtacagcccagagccctcccagtacccccagtacagcccagagccctcccagtacccccagtacagcccagagccctcccagtacccccagtACAGCCCAGAGCCCTCCCAGTATGGCTTAAAGccctccccgtgccccccaGTACAGCCCAGAGCCCTCCCAGTATGGCTTAAAGccctcccagtacccccagtacagcccagagccctcccagtacccccagtACAGCCCAGAGCCCTCCCAGTATGGCTTAAAGccctccccatgccccccagtacagcccagagccctcccagtacccccagtacagcccagagccctcccagtacccccagtACAGccctccccatgccccccaGTACAGGCCAGAGCCCTCCCAGTATGGTGTACagcccccccatgccccccagtacagcccagagccctcccagtacccccagtACAGccctccccgtgccccccagtacagcccagagccctcccagtacccccagtACAGccctccccatgccccccaGTACAGGCCAGAGCCCTCCCAGTATGGTGTACagcccccccatgccccccagtACAGCCCAGAGCCCTCCCAGTACGCCCAGTACAGccctccccgtgccccccaGTACAGCCCAGAGCCCTCCCAGTACGCCCAGTACAGCCCAGAGCCCTCCCAGTACGCCCAGTACAGccctccccatgccccccaGTACAGGCCAGAGCCCTCCCAGTATGGCCTACagcccccccatgccccccagtacagcccagagccctcccagtacccccagtacagcccagagccctcccagtacccccagtACAGccctccccgtgccccccaGTACAGCCCAGAGCCCTCCCAGTATGACGAGGTCGGGACCTGCGGCCGGGGGGCGGCGCTGAGGAGGAGGCCGAGGCGGGCGGGGGTCTGGGGGTCTGCGAAGGCTTCGCGGAGGCGGGCGGTGGCCTGCGGGGGGCTGGTGGTCAGCGAGGGGGGGTCTCCGTGGTTTAttttattcccccccctccccctccccgggctgggTGTCCGTTACCCGGCGGATGACGTCGCTGTCCGGTTCCAGCAGCTCCGCGAGGAGCCGCTCCAGGTCGGGCGCCGCCATTTTgtgagagagaagggaagaggaggggaagaaacgAGGCAGAGCGGCGGAAGGGGGCGGGGCGGAAAGCCCTTCTGGGCGCCCCGGAGGACTGAGAGACTCGCTGGtcggcggcgccgccgccgcggtcTTAAAAGGGCGACGCCAGCCGGCGGCGCAAGGGGCGGGGTCAAGGCGGTGGGCCCCACCCCCTTTCTTAAAAGGGCAACGCCGCTTGCCCACGCCCACACCCAAATGACATCAGAGGCCGCCAGCGTGACATCACCGAGAACCTTTATTAAATAGGGGGGCCGTGCAAGGGAAAAAACCTCAGAGcggggcagagccaggagggCGGGGCagggctccccccgccccttcccggGCGGGGCTGAGGGAGAGGCGTGGCGGCCGGCGCGAGCCCCGCCCCCTCACCGCggcgccccgcccccccgcagGGCGAGGACAAGATGGAGGACGGAGCCGCCCTGGATCTTGTAGTCGGCGGCCGTCTTCTCGTCGTTCCTGCGATGGGAGAGATCGGGGCGGGCTCAAAAGTCAGCACCACGCCCCCTTTCCCAAGCCACGCCCCCTACTCCCACCCCACCCATTCATAAGCCACACCCCCAGGCAGCCCACGCCCACCACAAAGCCCCTCCCCTTGTAGAACACGCCCTGTCGCAAGCCCCACCCCGTCTCCCCATGTGCGCCAGGGCCACACCCCTCCCTCCTGTAGCCCCGCCCCGAGAGCCACACCCTcccaggccccgcccccccgtGGGCCCCGCCCTCTCAGGCCCCACCCCCTCACATCTGCTTGCCGCTGTAGATGAGgcgctgctgctggggggggatcccctccttctcctccacccGCTCCTTGATCCGCTCCACCTGCCCCGAGGCATCGTGGGACGCTGGGGGTCTCTCCCGCGGCACGGTGGGACGCCGGGAGACCTCCCGCCCCAGGGCATTGTGGGATGCTGGGGgacacagacaccccccccccccaccccccgtgGGAGACACGGAACCTCGCCCCGGGGGAACGGTGGGAGGGGGGAAGATCGGCCGGGGCGGGGTTGGACCTGCCCCAGGGGATCATGGGATGCAGGAGGACCTGCCCAGGGCATCATGGGATGTGGAAGGCCCTCCCCAGAGCATCATGGGATGCAGGAGGACCTCCCCAGGGCATTACGGGGTGCAGAAGAACCTCCTCAGGGGATTGTGGGACGCAGGAGACCCTCCCCAGAGCAT encodes:
- the NEDD8 gene encoding NEDD8, which codes for MLIKVKTLTGKEIEIDIEPTDKVERIKERVEEKEGIPPQQQRLIYSGKQMNDEKTAADYKIQGGSVLHLVLALRGGGAPR